One window of the Eucalyptus grandis isolate ANBG69807.140 chromosome 8, ASM1654582v1, whole genome shotgun sequence genome contains the following:
- the LOC104416457 gene encoding UPF0496 protein 1: MHFEEERAENVGGTLQELQRFREAGDPFTDEFSMLFNSVCEQQAEMLQKLQAREKLDKELKSAQTWRRVTIAIFVTAFVSALIFSVVAVAKAWKPVVIAIAAALPAPIVTAGKWRNSWCEKYRKKLQGKKELIDLMNAGTRILINDLVTIRLLVSKLETEIESIMQIADFALGEEQEEAVRRGMLQIKKRADVFMKTMEDLSTQADKSSREIQMARTLILLRIMGQSGR, from the coding sequence ATGCActttgaggaagagagagcagagaATGTGGGAGGGACATTGCAGGAGCTCCAGAGATTCAGAGAAGCAGGCGACCCATTCACGGACGAGTTCTCCATGCTCTTTAACTCAGTGTGTGAGCAGCAGGCAGAGATGTTGCAGAAGTTGCAGGCTCGTGAGAAGCTGGACAAAGAACTTAAATCTGCACAAACTTGGAGAAGGGTGACCATTGCCATATTTGTGACCGCCTTCGTGTCCGCTTTGATCTTCTCAGTTGTTGCGGTTGCAAAAGCTTGGAAACCTGTTGTGATTGCTATAGCTGCTGCTCTGCCAGCTCCAATAGTGACAGCTGGCAAGTGGCGCAATTCTTGGTGTGAAAAATACCGAAAAAAACTACAAGGGAAAAAGGAGTTGATAGACTTAATGAATGCGGGAACTAGGATCTTGATCAATGACTTGGTGACGATTCGGTTGCTTGTGAGTAAGCTTGAAACTGAGATTGAGTCGATCATGCAAATCGCCGACTTCGCTCTtggagaagaacaagaagaagccgTTAGGCGTGGAATGTTGCAGATCAAGAAAAGGGCGGATGTTTTCATGAAAACTATGGAGGATCTCAGTACACAAGCTGATAAGAGTAGCCGTGAGATACAGATGGCGAGGACACTGATATTACTGAGGATAATGGGACAATCCGGTCGTTAG